Below is a genomic region from Salvelinus fontinalis isolate EN_2023a chromosome 2, ASM2944872v1, whole genome shotgun sequence.
TATCCCGATTTAtgttcactaaggctgtgtttacacaggcagacaaATTCTGATATTTTTATATCTGTATTTTGACCAATCTGAGCAGCCCTGAAAacgatctgatgtgaaaagatctaatgtgataaaaaaaataccaattagtgtaaaaaaaaaaaaaatggtcagaTTTGGGatacctgtgtaaacgcagcctaaatTCATCCATTTGTGAACCATTTTAATTTGGAataatcttctcctttcctgtCAGCTCTCACTGTGAGTATCTGGAGGAGTTTCCCCTCCAGGCTCTGCCCCAgttctcttctctgtctggcCACCAGCTCTCCAAGCATGGGCTGCTGGTTCTGGTTCTACAGTATGGGCTGAACCGCACAGACTCACTGGGCCCTGGCAGGGCAGAGTCAGAGTGGACCCGTGCCTGGAGGTCCAACTTCCTCCACCCTGTTCTATATTACTACGACAAACTTCCCACTGGTGAGTGTGAGAATGTTAGAAACCTTATGAAGAGTACAAAACAGTTTGGCCTTATGGTTGTGTTAAAGACTAAGTCAAGTAATGACATTCAAATGAAGAGTATGTCTGTGTATAGTACAAGGCATCTTTGTGGTAGGACGTCAGCACTCAAACCTACGCATGTATGTAAAAACGAATACATGTTATTCTTTCATTTGTCTGCCATCCTAAACAGAGAGGGACATGAGACACCGTCCTGTTGGCTGGCCATTGCCACGGCCCAAGGCAGTGCATCACATGATCGAGGACTTCTTGACTGAGTGGGATGGGCCCATCTCCCACAGCCAGCCACTGCGGCGCTTCCTGGAACACTGTCTCCACACTGACCTCAGGGCCTTCTATGCAGGTAGAGCATGTCCTTACCTGATCCCTCATTACAACACCTTATTATACTAGGGTAGATATGCCCTTAGGATATGTTCTTTATATTTCCATATACAGTACCTCCTACTCATCTATTTATCTCACACGATTTGTTTGTTCGCTTGTGACATACTTTCATACAGGATTTGTGTTATTACTGTTTTATTATGGTTCTGCCCACTCAGTTCATGAGACATTTTATTACTTGATTATTGTTTTACAGTGTGTAAAACTGAACTTGTTTTTTTTCCCCACAGAGTCATGTTTCCGCTTTTCCCTTACCAATCAAAAGCCACCCCTGTTTTGTCGTCAGGGATACCTGAGGAAGCATGGGGTTGTTAGGAATAGTCAGCTGTGGCAGCATGCCCATGATGCTGGGCTAATGCCTGGAGGACAGGACTCTGCATCCCCAGACACAGACCCATCGTTCCCTGATTACCTTACACGAGCTGGAACCTCAGTGTCCTCTGCAATAAACCTCGACTTCTGATTGTTTACCCAAGGATCCTAAAACTAAGCCTATGACAGTTTTGATGTCCCAAGACATTCTCTACCTCTCATTATAATGTCcatgaatatatacagtatacagagtctacaaaacattaagaacaccttcctaatattgtgttgcaccccccccccccccccccctccctcttttgcccccagaacagcctcaatttttcggggaatggactctacgaggtgtcgaaagcgttccacagggattctggcccatgttgactccaatgcttcccgcagttgtgtcaagttggctagatatCTTTCGgttgatggaccattcttgatacacacgggaaactgttgagtgtgaaaaacccagcagtgttgcagttattgacacaaacctgtgtgtctggcacctactaccataccctgttcaaaggcacttaaatcttttgtcttgcccattaaccctctgaatggcacacatacacaatccatgtctcaatgttTTAAaatcctcctccccttcatctacactgattaaagtgggtttaacaagtgacaccaataagtgtgtcatggaaagagcaggtgttcttaaagtTGCGTACACTCAGTTtgtgtatactgtaccagtcaaaagtttggatacacctactcattccaggttttttctttatttttactattttctaaattgtagaataatagtgaagacatcaaaactatgaaataacacatatggaatcatgtaataaccaaaaaagtgttaaacaaaaataaatatattatacatctaaatatattttacatttgagattcttcaaaagtagccaccctttgccttgatgacagctttgcacactcttggcattctctcaaccaacttcatgaggtagtcaccggaatgcatttcaattaacaggtgtgccttgttaaaagttaatttgaggaatttctttgcttcttaatgcgtttgagccaatcagttgtgttgtgacaaggtagggttggtatagaAGATATCccgatttggtaaaagaccaagtccatataatggcaagaacaggtcaaataagcaaatgacagtccatcattactttaagacatgaaggtcagtcaatatggaacatttcaagaactttgaatgtttcttcaaatgcagttgcaaaaaccaagagctatgatgaaactggctctcatgaggactgccacaggaaaggaagacccagagttacctctgctgcagaggataaattaatTAGAGTTACCATCCCCAGAAATcgtagacacatctcaacatcaactgttcagaggagactgcatgaatcaggcaattgtcgaattgatgcaaagaaactactactaaaggacaccaataggaagaagagacttgcttggaccaagaaacatgagcaatggacattagaccggtggaaatctgtcctttggtctgatgagtccaaatttgagatttttggttccaaatgcCGTGtatttgtgagaagcagagtaggtgaacggatgatctccgcatgtgtggttcccaccatgaagcatggaggaggaggtatgatggtgtgggggtgctttgctggtgacactgtgatttattttgaaatcaaggcacacttaaccagcatggctaccacagcattctgcagcgatacgccatcccatctggtttacgcttagtgggaccatcatttgtttttcaacaggacaatgaccaaaaacacacctccaggctgtgtaagggctatttgaccaagaaggagagtgatggagtgctgcatcagatgacctggcctccacaatcacccgacctcaacacaattgagatggtttgggatgagtaagaccgcagagtgaaggaaaagcagccagcaagtgctcagcatatgtgggaactccttcaagactgttggaaaagcattccagatgactacctcgtgaagctggttgagagaatgccaagagtgtgcaaagctgtcatatttttatattttaaacacttttttggttactacatgattccatatgtgttatttcatagttttgatgtcttcaatattattctacaatgtagaaaatagtaaaataaagaaaaacccttcaatgagtaggtgtgtccaaactgactGTATATTCCAAATATTTTGGTTGAACAACCATCCTGATTCCTCTGAGAGTTGACTGCTTATCCCATTGTATTCCTTAAATCATATTTTATATTACACTAAATTGTGGAATGTTTTATATGATGAAACTTTAGATTTGAATGTGTGTACAAACAGTATGGGCGATGTTGGGTTTTCATTACATGGTGATCTATGAATTatgcattatttattttttatactatTTGTGTAGGCCTACTACTGGTATTTATCTGCTTACTTTATTTTCTGTTTTAACAGATGTACGACATTAAAGAGAGAGAACATAAAGCTTGGATGTTTCCATGTTTTTGTAGTATTATACAGCTTACACGGTTATGGGCAAATAATATATCTTGAATTTCTTCACTCTAAATCGTTTCTGCTCTCAAGATTTCTTGAGTGTAAAATCATCCATGATTTTATTCATAATATCAAATTTTATGAAAGATATTTAATGTTCtttgctacccccccccccccccacacacacacacacacacacacacacattgaagtTGAAACGCATAAtggttaaggtaaaggttaagATTATGGTCCCAAGGAGCTCACGTAGAACTAACCCGAAATTGAATACTGCATCACACATCCCGCGTGTCCCGCTTGCTCATTGGCTTCTTTAGCACGGGGGTGGGTGCTTTGTGTCGAGAGAACGAACAACGTAGGCTCTGATTGGCAATGGTCCTTGTCAACGTCCCTCTTTACAATGGGAGCGCATTTTACTGCTTGTTCTCGTGAGAATTTAAATAATGAAACAGGAGACATTTTGGTTCTTGTAACAGGGACGCATCTTGAATTCAAAGCATGAACATATGAGCCACAATGGTAAATATGCGTAGAATAGATTCTGTATTGATGTTCTAGAGCCAGCGATGTCAACCGAGTAAATAAACGACGTATTCAAAGTTGCAAGTCAGTTCATCAACATAAATGACTATTTTCGTAGCTCCTAGTACTGGCTTGCGAAAGAGGATCATTTTGAAGAGAGAAACGCCAAAATAAATATTCCACATGAGTCGGTGAAAATGGACGGGTGGAGTCCAATTGTTGCAACAGCTTCTGACGATGAACGTTCAAGCTCGGAGGGTGAATGCACCGTGGGGACTGAACCAAAAGAAGCGGAGGAGAAAGAGGGTGAACTAAAGATAAATgatgagaggatggatggaggtgctGCTGAGGGATTTGGGATAACTGGCTTTGGAGAGGGCACCGTGAGATTGAGTCGTACGGGACAGACCGCTGAACAAGAACTTCGGTACCTCCACTTGTTATGGGAACCCAGTCGAGTTGGATCAGTGGCGGGTGTGGCGAGCAGCAAACCCGGGAAGGTGACAGGGTGTAGAGCGAGGCGACACGGGAGAGCACGGCGACATGTGGGGCCCATTGGAAAAGATATTTATGGTACAGAAACTCCACACActcaaaattggagagaaaaaaattgtGTTGATGGAGAGAGCCGTGAATTACACACCCAATCATGAGGTGTGAATAGTGTAAAGCTGTATGAATGTTGCAATCATGAGGTGTGAATAGTGTAAAGCTGTATGAATGTTGTGGAGGGACGGGATGTCATGCAAGGCATCTGCCTATGGCTCCTGAACTTTGACAAAAGTATCATCAGTATGCATTATACTAGCCAGTACATCAGAAGGTGATAGGCATGTCAACACTCAAAGCACAGAGTTTAGCATTCTACCTGATGTTTACCTAAACTTTGGCTTGTTTGTTCATTCTCTCTAGCGGTGAAGAGGTTCCGAGAGGCTGCCAATGGCAACGACATTGATACAGGTAGGCACTGAAGAGAATTATCGGAACATCAACTATTGACTCAACAAGACCAAGAGAACAAGAGACTCAACAAGACCAAGTAATATATGGTATCCCTTTCAGGTGTTTAACGTTTCTGTCTCTTTTTTTATCCAGTGCGCAGGCTTCTTCTAGAAGACATAGACCCTTGTGCAGCAGATGACAAAGGAAGAACAGCCCTCCACTTCTCCTCCTGTAATGGCAACGAGAGCATTGGTAAGTCAAACTGAGAAGTGCAAGGGGCTCATGATTCATTACTCAACAGTAATGACATTGTTATGAACTGATAATAATCACAGCAGCATTACTGTGAACAAAGTATTAACTTGTCCCCTTCCTTCCAGTGCAACTTCTTCTGAGCTACGGCGCTGACCCTAACCAGCGGGATGGCCTTGGGAACACCCCTCTCCATCTGGGTAAGAACAACACATGGCACTGAAAGTATAGCATTTGGTTCAGGGGTGTACAACATTGCTACATTAGGTCCCAATGGCAGAAAAGTAAAAGATGAACCATTTATTTTGATTTAACTTTTCCATATCTGAATAATGTATATTTTCCACAATCTTTCCACTTCTGCGCCTGTCTCTGCAGCGGCCTGTACCAACCACGTGCCTGTAATTACCACATTGCTGAGAGGAGGTGAGAAGCCATACTGTATGAAGACACATggacatacatactgtacacctGCTAATGATAACTTGTTAATGTTGTGTTTCTGTTCAGGAGCACGTGTGGATGCCCTAGACCGAGCAGGAAGGACCCCCCTGCACCTAGCACGCTCCAAACTCAACATCCTGCAGGAAGGAGACTCGAGGAGTATAGAAACTCTTAGAGGGGAGGTCACACAGGTAATAAGGGGTTATTACAACAGCACTATGTAAACATTAGTATACCAACATTTATTTGTGCAGTCTgaaattctctctctccatggctcTGTAGATCATTCAAATGCTGAGGGAGTATCTGAATGTGATGGGACAGAGTGAGGCCAGAGAGAGACTGGATCATATCTCAACACAGCTGCAGCACACACGCACCAAAGAACAGGTAAGAGACATTTGTGtttaactcactctctctcacacacacacctgttttgTTTGGCATTGAACCAAATGGTAACACAACCAATTGGTATCATTCTTATTACAAGAATGAATGAGTCTTCATTGGTGACAATTATGGCTTCTCTTCTGTTTCAGGTTGATGAGGTAACCGACTTGCTGGCCAGCTTTACGTCACTCAGTCTACAGAAGCAGAATTTGGGGGATAGGTAGAGGTGGATCTCTTTGTGGATACATTCTTTTGTTTATGGCGGGGTAATGGGAATACTACTGTGATAAAGTAAATTTAAAAAATCTTTATGAACTCATTACCCTTGATTGTTGTGTTGGTCTTCCTCTCAACATCTTTGTGTACCTGCCTTTTTTTCTGTTGCCTTGCATGTGTTGTACATGAATGTTTACTGTAAAAATTAATAATGGTCATTGTTGTAAATGGTTGTAACAATCTGAGTTAATGGATTAATAAAAATGTTTGGAAATATTTGTTGCCTCTGTTTTATAAGAAAAAGACGGTGTAACATCAATATGCATTGTCAGTTAATGCAGTTATCATTATCCATTCATAGAATTAGTAAATGAAAAGTAATTGTTACATATTGGTTACAATATCTTGAAATTAATAGACGCAATGTATATTTCCAGCCAATTGACATTGTGCACTGCAATAACGTACACGATTTCATTGTTGTGATTCGCTACATCCCAGTCAAGTCCCTCCCCCTGCCGACACTCATCGTTGTAGACTGATATCAAAGATGGCGACTGGAACCGCGTAAATTGGTGAATCCGTAGAGGTAGTAAAATTACATATAATTTACATTTCTTCTCTCTTTGCGACAGTAAAATTCACATATTTTCACCTCAGCATGCTAAAACAGAATTTATGAACCAAATGCATgaacatttatttatttgtccGTTTAGACTGACATAGGCCTAGCTGCACCAGAAGCCACGGACTGCTATTGCAGTACCTTCCGGATAACCCAGCACATAATCAGCAATACGAGTTAGAAGAGGTTGCAAATTTTGGGAGTTAGGGACTCTCAGCTAATGAAAgggggtgtgtttgtgtattttttCGAAAGTAGGCGGGAATTTATCCTTCGATTGCCTAAACACACTTCAGTTTTGTAATGTATCTATTATTACTATAGGCTCAAGCATGCCATTTATCAGTGTAGACGGTTATCCAAAGTTTAAGGAGAGACAGCAATTACACCAATTGAATGTCCTCTCTCATCACCCATATGTGGTGGCTAGATGTAACAATGCAGTTCTTGCTTTTTGAAAGGGCTTACTCAGTTTGATCAATTTGGTGTTAAAATACTTCTTTATTGTTGTCTgtctcttcaaggaatacctaggataggataaagcaatccttctgccccccccccccccttaaaagatttagatgcactattgtaaagtggctgttccactggatgtcattaggtgaatgcaccaatttgtaagtcgctctggataagagcgtctgctaaatgacttaaatgtaatgtaaatgtctctTATTTTTGACATCCTTCCATTCACAGTGAAATGTAAATATCCTGTATTTTGCAGTAAAACTGCTCCGAGTCACAAGTTGCATGTCAGTGTTATATTGGCTGAGTCAGTGGTTGATGTTTTCTCCATATCCTTATGACTGTGTTCTAATATCTTGCTTTTGTTAGTGACACAGAGAGATCATGGCTTTTGAGGAGATCAAGAAGAAAGGAGTAGTTGGTAATTTGTGCCAGTTCTTTCCTCTTGTGCCTCTTATGTTATTTTGGAGAAATCTGTCAATAATTTAGTTATTAAAAGTCATCATCATCATTCCAATTGTCATGCAATGCCTGATGTTCTCAGTGTGCATTtacaactctctctttctcagaggTAGGGATGGAAGGGGAAGTGGGCCTTGTGGCTGGTCGcagtcagagagagaagaggagatcaTACAAGGACCTgcttagagaggaggaggagattgcTGCACAGGTCCGCAAGTCCTCCAAGAAACGGCCCAAGGTAACAGCAGAACACTGGTTTCAAAATGTAGTGCCATGTAGTTTCTGTTGGTTGTAAATTTAGTCAAATCCTGACTTTTTCATTTAGGACTCAGAACTTTTCTTATTGGGAGGGGACTCccacaagaagaagaaaaagcaCAATGAAGACTACTATTACAGAGGTAAGGGAGGAAGGAATTCTGCTCTGTCAATAAAAAATATTGAATTATTTGCGTGAATTTTATGCTGAACCGATTCATTTTGTTCTCACTCTCCCTTCATTATGTTCTTTACCAGACCAGCAAGGCTCAGGCCTACCTCCCCACAAGAAGAAGCGAAAGTCGTCAGACCACTCCCCTTCCCTGTCCTCCTCGTCTTCCTCCCATCCCACAGACACAGCCATGGGGCTCCTACAGGCCATCACCTCCCCTATGGCCACTGGCTCAGACCCAAGCCCACACCTGCACAAGAAGCCCTCCtacccctccttctcttcctcccactcCTCCAAAGACCGCAAACGTGATGGGAGCACCGGAGGAAGCAAAGGCAGCCACTCCTCTCATTCCCGCCCTatgtcctcatcctcctcttccaaaAAGCACTCCTCCTCCAAGTCGTCGTCTCTGTTCCAtggtggtaccggtacccctaAAGGAGATCTCCTGAACATACGTGAGCCGGATGGGCTGAGGATGAAGCTCATGGTCTCGCCTAAGGAGAAGGCCGAAGGAGAGGGCTTTCCCTTCCCTCCccactcctcctcatcctcaaaaGGGGGGATAAAAAAGGAGAAGGACAGAGACCGGAAGCAGCTCTCTAAAGTCCCCAAGAAGATGCAGCAGAGCCGAGATCCACTGCCTGTTGTGGGGAAAGAAGTGGAGGTGGAGGGTAAGAGGGCATTTGGCTAGATTTATTGCTATGAGAGACATTATTGGAAACACATTTGTATGTGCCCTTAACCACTTTTCCTGTATTTGTGTTGATTCCTGCATGAACCCTATGTCCTCTCTCTTGTGTGTCAGGGCACTACGGTGGGGGTATGGGGGGAGACAGCTCCTCCTCGGGGGGCGAACTGGAGGCAGGAGAGCTGGTGATAGACGACTCGTACAAGCATCTGtcaaagaaaaagaagaagagcaAGAAAAGCAAGAagaaaagggagaaagagaaggacagggagaaagacaaagGCGGGAGAGAGAAGAAGCACAGCAAAGGATCAGGAGGTGATTAGAAACTTTTGGAACGCTGCCTCTAGTCTGCCTTAGACCTATTGCAGAAAGATGTTTAACATTGGTTACTTCAACAGTTACTTTTATTATGCATTCTAATATGTGCTCCTTGTATGCTTTCTCCAGGGGACCCATCGAGAGGCCACACGCATACCCAGGGCTCAGCCAATCACTCTGCAGCTGGTGGAATGTATGCCATGGGGGCCCCGATCCCTACTCCCATCCTTACTCACCATCATCAAAGTAATGAAGTAGCAATGatggagaagaagaaaaagaaggaggagaggg
It encodes:
- the LOC129826025 gene encoding ankyrin repeat domain-containing protein 54-like → MDGWSPIVATASDDERSSSEGECTVGTEPKEAEEKEGELKINDERMDGGAAEGFGITGFGEGTVRLSRTGQTAEQELRYLHLLWEPSRVGSVAGVASSKPGKVTGCRARRHGRARRHVGPIGKDIYAVKRFREAANGNDIDTVRRLLLEDIDPCAADDKGRTALHFSSCNGNESIVQLLLSYGADPNQRDGLGNTPLHLAACTNHVPVITTLLRGGARVDALDRAGRTPLHLARSKLNILQEGDSRSIETLRGEVTQIIQMLREYLNVMGQSEARERLDHISTQLQHTRTKEQVDEVTDLLASFTSLSLQKQNLGDR
- the LOC129826030 gene encoding HMG box-containing protein 4-like, which encodes MAFEEIKKKGVVEVGMEGEVGLVAGRSQREKRRSYKDLLREEEEIAAQVRKSSKKRPKDSELFLLGGDSHKKKKKHNEDYYYRDQQGSGLPPHKKKRKSSDHSPSLSSSSSSHPTDTAMGLLQAITSPMATGSDPSPHLHKKPSYPSFSSSHSSKDRKRDGSTGGSKGSHSSHSRPMSSSSSSKKHSSSKSSSLFHGGTGTPKGDLLNIREPDGLRMKLMVSPKEKAEGEGFPFPPHSSSSSKGGIKKEKDRDRKQLSKVPKKMQQSRDPLPVVGKEVEVEGHYGGGMGGDSSSSGGELEAGELVIDDSYKHLSKKKKKSKKSKKKREKEKDREKDKGGREKKHSKGSGGDPSRGHTHTQGSANHSAAGGMYAMGAPIPTPILTHHHQSNEVAMMEKKKKKEEREREKHEKEKDKPKKKNTTAYQVFCKEYRVNINAEQPGLVFGELSKKLAEVWKQLPEKDKLVWKQKAQYLQHKQNKAEATTVKRKSSTDGVKSKGSMKGMGLGAGLVSPNRASVGVSLSPARVPDVDPIDAAAHLQLLGESLSLIGHRLQETEGMVAVSGSLSVLLDSILCALGPLTCLTAQIPQLNGCPRQVLSNTLDNIAYIMPGL